The DNA segment AGGGTCATGGTGGCATTACCGTCGTCAATATCGGTGTCGGGCCGTCCAACGCCAAGACAATCACCGACCATATCGCCGTCCTGCGCCCGCATGCCTGGCTGATGCTTGGCCATTGCGCCGGGTTGCGCAACAGTCAGACGCTCGGTGATTACGTGCTTGCCCATGCCTATGTGCGCGAAGACCATGTGCTTGACGACGACCTGCCGGTCTGGATCCCGATCCCGGCACTTGCCGAGGTTCAGGTGGCGATGCAGGACGCCGTGGCAGAGGTGACCGGCTATGAGGGTTACGACCTAAAGCGGATCATGCGCACCGGCACCGTCGCCACCATCGACAACCGTAACTGGGAACTGCGCGACCAGCGCGGCCCGGTCAAGCGGCTGTCGCAGTCGCGGGCCATTGCACTCGACATGGAATCGGCAACCATTGCAGCCAACGGCTTCCGGTTCCGCGTGCCGTACGGGACGCTGCTCTGCGTCTCCGACAAGCCGCTGCATGGGGAGCTGAAACTGCCGGGCATGGCGACGGCGTTCTACAAGACGCAGGTCAGCCAGCATTTGCAGATCGGCATCCTGGCGCTGCAGAAACTGGCCGCCATGCCGCCGGAAAAGCTGCATTCGCGCAAGCTGCGCAGTTTCTTCGAGACCGCGTTCCAGTAAGCTCAGCGGCGCGGCGACAGAAGGATCGAGAGAAGCGTGCCGGCAACCGCCGACACGACGATCAGCAAATGCGCATTGACGCTGGCGCTCGCCAGCAGATCGAAGGCCGCGCCCTTGGCTGGCGCGCCGAACGAGATGGCCCCTGCAGTAATACCCGCCGGATAGGTGCCGACACCGGCGGGGGCATGCACCGGCAAGACCGATGACAGTTCGCCGCCGAGCGCACCGCCGAAGCTGGCGGCAAGCGGAAGCACGCCCATGGTGGCCAGCACCCAGGCGAGCACTGCAACCTTTGTCGACCAGTTGAGAACCGTCATCAGCCACGCCCTGACGAAAACCAGCGCATTGGCCGGTAGTCCAGCCTCGACCTCGACCAGCAACCGGCCGAGTTTTTGCGGCAAGTGCTTTTGCAGAACAGCGAGCGCATGGCCTTTCAGCAGAAACAGCGCCAGTGGCGACACCAGGAAAAGCCCCCAGAGCGACCAGCCCAGCGCCTGATCGTCGCGGCCGATGATGAGGCCGATACCTGCAGCCGCAAACAGCGCGTGCAGATCGAGCAGCCGCATAAGGAGGAGTGCGGAGGTGCTGCGCGTCAGCGGAACTGCAAATTCCGAGCGCATCAGGATCGGAAAGCTGGTTTCGCCGGCCCGGAAAGGCAGCATGATGTTGAGAAGATTGTGCACCTGCGTGACGCGCAGCAGCGCCAGGAAACGGCCGCGGGTCTCATTGGGAAAATAATCGTAGATCCGGTAGCAGCGGATAAAATAGGTGCCGACCAGAAGCACAAGCGCAGAGATGACGGGGAGAAGGCCGATCCCGGCCCATTGCCGCAACAGAACGGGCCAGCCCCAGAACCACTGGATAAAAGCCGCATAGGCGATGACGGCCACAAGCGAGAGGACGGTCATGCGGTTGCGGACAAGCCATGAGCCCCGGCTGGCATCCTCTCCTGCATTCATATATTTGGTACTTTCCTGTCCGCTGCCATGGCACGGCTGGTTATCACGATAACCCAGGCGAGAGAACCTGCAGCATTTTAAAAGGCTTTGATTTTGGATCCCATCTTGGAAGCGAATAGGGCCGTGACCGATAGCGCGCCGCCGGTCGAGCTGTCCGTCGTCGTGCCGATCTACAATGAGGAAGAAAGTGTCGGACCGCTGGTGGCCCGCATCCGGGAAGCCATGGCAAATTTCGACAAGCCCTGGGAGCTCATTCTCGTCAATGACGGCAGCACCGACGGCACGCTGGTCAGCGCCCGCAAGGAATTGACAAGCGGCCTGCGGCTGAAGATCGTCGAACTCCAGCGCAATTTCGGCCAGACCGCCGCCATGCAGGCCGGTATCGACCTTGCATCCGGCCGGTTGATCGCCACGCTCGACGGCGATTTGCAGAACGATCCGCGCGACATTCCGGCGATGGTCAAGGCGATCGAGGAGCGTGAACTCGACCTGCTCGTCGGCTGGCGCAAGAACCGCCAGGACGGCCTGCTGCTGCGCAAAATCCCCTCCTGGTGTGCCAATGCCCTGATCGGCAAGATCACCGGGGTGAAACTGCACGATTATGGCTGCAGCCTGAAGATCTACCAGGCCTCGATCATCAAGCAGGTCAAGCTGATGGGCGAGATGCACCGTTTCATTCCGGCCTGGGTCGCGGGCGTGGTGCCGAGCAGCCGCATCGGCGAAATGCCGGTCACCCACCATGCACGCCAGCACGGAACGTCGAAATACGGGATTTCCCGCACGTTCCGGGTCATTCTCGACCTGCTGTCAGTGCTGTTCTTCATGCGCTACAAGGCGCGGCCGGGGCACTTCTTCGGTTCGATCGGACTTTTCGCCGGTGGTCTGAGCGCCCTCATCCTGTTCTACCTGTTCATCGACAAGTTTCTGCTCGGCAACGATATCGGCACGAGACCGATGCTGATCGTCGGCGTCATGCTGTTTTTATCCTCCGTGCAGCTGATCACCACCGGCATCCTCGCCGAAATGATGGCACGCCTCTATTCCGGTGAAAACGACAGTCCACCCTATATCGTGCGCAAGGTTTTTGAACGCGACAGAACGGATACGGCAAGCTGATAGCCGGCGCGCAGACCGATCTCTCTTGCCTGAACCGGAAAAGCCCTGACCTTCAGGACTATCCCGGTTCGGCACCGACCAGCAATTTCAGCTCGCCCGGATGGACCCGCAAAGCGACATCGCGGCCG comes from the Pararhizobium qamdonense genome and includes:
- a CDS encoding lysylphosphatidylglycerol synthase domain-containing protein, with product MNAGEDASRGSWLVRNRMTVLSLVAVIAYAAFIQWFWGWPVLLRQWAGIGLLPVISALVLLVGTYFIRCYRIYDYFPNETRGRFLALLRVTQVHNLLNIMLPFRAGETSFPILMRSEFAVPLTRSTSALLLMRLLDLHALFAAAGIGLIIGRDDQALGWSLWGLFLVSPLALFLLKGHALAVLQKHLPQKLGRLLVEVEAGLPANALVFVRAWLMTVLNWSTKVAVLAWVLATMGVLPLAASFGGALGGELSSVLPVHAPAGVGTYPAGITAGAISFGAPAKGAAFDLLASASVNAHLLIVVSAVAGTLLSILLSPRR
- a CDS encoding glycosyltransferase family 2 protein, translating into MEANRAVTDSAPPVELSVVVPIYNEEESVGPLVARIREAMANFDKPWELILVNDGSTDGTLVSARKELTSGLRLKIVELQRNFGQTAAMQAGIDLASGRLIATLDGDLQNDPRDIPAMVKAIEERELDLLVGWRKNRQDGLLLRKIPSWCANALIGKITGVKLHDYGCSLKIYQASIIKQVKLMGEMHRFIPAWVAGVVPSSRIGEMPVTHHARQHGTSKYGISRTFRVILDLLSVLFFMRYKARPGHFFGSIGLFAGGLSALILFYLFIDKFLLGNDIGTRPMLIVGVMLFLSSVQLITTGILAEMMARLYSGENDSPPYIVRKVFERDRTDTAS